TCGGCCAGCTCCGGCTTTTTGTCGCTCGATCACGTGACAACTGCTCTACAATGCAAGTGCGTCTAAGTTGCTGATGGAAAGCCCTACTTACAGTATCGTCATCCCGGCTTACAACGAGAGCGAGCGCATCTCGGCTACTCTGGACAAGGTGCTCGCGTACGTCGCAGCGGAGCGGTGGTGCGCCGAAATCATCGTCGTCAACGATGGCTCACGCGACAACACGTCTGAGATCGTGCAGCACTACGCGGCCTCGCACCCCCAAGTGCGATTGCTCGAGAATCCAGGCAACCGCGGCAAGGGTTACAGTGTGCGCAATGGGATGCTGAACGCCGAGGGGAACATTCTGCTCTTCAGCGACGCAGACCTCTCATCGCCTATACAAGAGTCCAGCAAATTGTTCACAGCGCTCCACAATGGCGCCGATGTCGCCATCGGTTCACGCTGGTTGCAGGCCGAATTGCAAACGCAGCGCCAATCGTTTTTTCGCCAACTCATCGGACGCGTCTTTAATTTGCTGCTACGCATGATCCTCGGGTTGAAATACAAAGACACCCAGTGCGGGTTCAAGGCATTCACTCGCCAGTCGGCGGAAAAGATCTTCACCCGCCAGCACATCGAGCGCTGGGGATTCGATCCTGAGTTGCTGTTTCTGGCGGACAAATTCAGATTGCGCGTTGCCGAAGTTCCAGTCGAGTGGGCACACGATGAGCGCTCCAAGATCAATCCCGTTGTGGATGGTTTCAAAATGGGGATGGAGATGCTGAAGGTCCGCTGGAATAGCATCCTCGGCAGGTACACGCGGCCGTCGTTCGCAATCTCGCGCCACGAGTCTTCCACCCCTCTCGTTCATCGATAAGTGTTCGCACCCGCCCTCTACTCCAAGAGCTTTACGATCGCTGGATGTAATTCCCATATCGTCGCAACGAGCGCTGTGCCACGTCCGGGGTGGTTGAAATCCTCGAACGCCAGTCCGACGATATCGGCCTGCAGCGCAGGAGTGATCTCCTGCGGCAATTCTCCAACCTGCTCGTGTCCAACAAAAATTCCGTGCTTTGCCAATTGCTGTTGTATTGCCTGGCGTGCCGAGCAGTACTCGCCGTCGACAGGCGTCTCCACGATGGCGCGCGGCGCCATCTTGTCCGCCGTATCCGAAATTTCCATATGCAGATCGCAGTCGCTGTGTTCGATCCGCACGGTTTGAACGTATGCGTGGGCGATGTGAAACAGCTTTAGTTCGCGGCCTGCACGCGGGGCGTCGGGTGGAAGCAGCGCGGGGTCAATAGGCCATCCGAGAATGGTGGACACCGTGATTTCCTGCGTGGGTATGTTCGGCAGCGGAACGTGTTTCTCGGCGTGGCGATGGTCTTTCGACGCTGGGGAGGTCGGCACACATCCACAAATATCGAAGAGAGTCTCACCGCCGCCGCACCCGGCGAATGAGGCTGTGAGAGCGAACGATATCGCGAGCAGAAGATTTGGAACGACTCCAATTCGCACGCGCGCCTCCGAGGAATGGTTAATAGAACCCTATCTGGAAGCGGCAGTTGCTTTGATCTGTTCTCTTCTTACGAAGGCACAAAGTAGAAGGACACGGCCAGGATGATGTATACCGCAAGCAGTTGCGTACCTTCGAACCAGTTGCTCTCTCCGTCGGCGGAGATCATTTCCACGATCAGCACAGAGAGCACGATGGATGCAATTTCGAGTCCGCCGAAGACCAGTGACATGGGATTCCCGAGCGCCACGGAAAGAAAGACCAGCAACGGCGCAACGAAGAGCGATTTGCGTGTTGGACCCGATCGCGATCGTCATCGCAAGGTCCATCTGATTGCGGCGGGCTACGAAGATCGCCGTCGAGTGCTCCGCGGCGTTGCCGATGATGGCCACCACGATAACGCCGACGAAGGTTTCCGTCATGCCTAGCGACTTCGTGACCATGTCGATTTCAGAGACCAGCATCTCGCTCAGAAATCCGATCAGAACGGTTGCGGTGACCAGCGACACAACCGGGCGCATGGCGCCGCCATGAGCCGCGGCGTGAGCGCCTTCCGTCTGGCCATGGTGGAAGACGGCTTTGTGCGTTTTCAACATGAAGATGAAACTGACGAGATAGATGATGATGAGCACCGCGCTCGTCGCAAGGCTCAGCTTTTCAAGAAATGGATTTTGCTGGCGAAGATTGCCGAAGACCGTGAGGTCGAAGACGGCAGGCATGATGAGCGCCACCACGGCGATGAACAGCATCGTGCTGTTGGTGGCTGTCGCCGTGCGGGAGAACGTCTGCTTTTCCCGTTTGAGCCCGCCGGCCAGGATGCTCAGTCCCAGTACGAGCAGCAGGTTCCCGATGATGCTGCCCGATAGTGACGCTTTCACGACCTGCACATGCCCGAGCCGCAACGCGAAGAACGCGATGATAAGTTCGGTCGCGTTTCCCATTGTCGCGTTCAGAATTCCCCCGAGCGTCGGGCCTATGCGTCCAGCCAGGTCTTCCGTAGCTTCGCCGAGCACGCCTGCCAGCGGAATAATCGCTGCCGCGGCCGCCACGAACGTGACCAGCGGTTGTGCGTGAGCGAAGTGCGCTGCAAGCGCGAAGGGAACAACCAGCAGCAGCACGTTCAGCCAGGTGTGCTCTGCTGCGAAGAGGGAAATGGTGCCACAGGCGGGAGAGGCCGCCGCGCGGTTGCTCGTTCATGCGCATGATTCTAGCGCGCAAGATATTCCTACGTTCTGGGTTTTCCGCGTTTGACAGCGTGCTCGTTTAAAGCTACTCTGCTTGACATTCTGGATGGCGTCGTTGGCTCCGTTGTTCTCATAATTCTTCCCCCCGCAAACAAACCGCACCGTCTTTGCACAACTGTATTCCGCTCTGTTGAACACTCTATTTGCGTTGGAAGAATAGGAGCTTTCACTCTATGGCAAACCGTCCCAGCACGGCGCGCAACGCTGTATCGCTGAACCTTGCGATACTCGTCGTCCTCGCGATGTCGCTTTCGGCAGCCGCGGAAACCTACAAAGTTGAGGTTCACAAGCCGGTAAAGATGGGTGTCTCGCGTCCGCTGCGCGACCTGCAATCGGTCGAACGCGTGGGACAGGCGCACGAGCATCCTGTAAAACCGTTGCCTGCTGGCCGCAGCACCGGTTCCATCACCGGCGCGGTGCAGACAAACTACGGACCACTTGTCGCCACTCCCCTCAGTGGTTTCGAAGGCGTGGGACTTGGCAACTACAGCGTGAACGCCGCTCCGCCTGACACCAACGGCTCGGTCGGCGACACGCAGTACATTCAGTGGGTGAATGAAGCGTTCGCGATCTTCGACAAGTCCACGGGCGCGATGGTCGGAAGTCCCAAGAACGGGAACACGCTGTGGCAAAACTTCGGCGGTGGCTGCCAGAACAACAACGATGGCGACCCCATCGTCCTCTGGGACAAGCAGGCGCATCGCTGGCTGATGAGCCAATTCTCCGTCAGCACGACTCCCTATCTGCAATGCATCGCGGTCTCGCAGACGGCGGACGCAAACGGCGCCTGGAACCTGTATGCCTACTCCTACGGCACAGACTTCAACGACTACGGCAAGTTCGGCATATGGGCTGACGGTTATTACGCGGCCTACAACATGTTCGCCAATGGCTCCACGTTCAAGGGCTCCAAGATTTGCGCATTCGACCGCGCTGCGATGCTGGCCGGAACGGCCGCCACATCGCAATGCGTTCAGTTGAGCACCAGCTACGGTGGTCTGCTGCCTGCCGATATCGACGGCTCCACGCTGCCGCCAGTT
Above is a window of Clostridia bacterium DNA encoding:
- a CDS encoding dolichyl-phosphate beta-glucosyltransferase, with translation MESPTYSIVIPAYNESERISATLDKVLAYVAAERWCAEIIVVNDGSRDNTSEIVQHYAASHPQVRLLENPGNRGKGYSVRNGMLNAEGNILLFSDADLSSPIQESSKLFTALHNGADVAIGSRWLQAELQTQRQSFFRQLIGRVFNLLLRMILGLKYKDTQCGFKAFTRQSAEKIFTRQHIERWGFDPELLFLADKFRLRVAEVPVEWAHDERSKINPVVDGFKMGMEMLKVRWNSILGRYTRPSFAISRHESSTPLVHR
- the cax gene encoding calcium/proton exchanger, which produces MLLLVVPFALAAHFAHAQPLVTFVAAAAAIIPLAGVLGEATEDLAGRIGPTLGGILNATMGNATELIIAFFALRLGHVQVVKASLSGSIIGNLLLVLGLSILAGGLKREKQTFSRTATATNSTMLFIAVVALIMPAVFDLTVFGNLRQQNPFLEKLSLATSAVLIIIYLVSFIFMLKTHKAVFHHGQTEGAHAAAHGGAMRPVVSLVTATVLIGFLSEMLVSEIDMVTKSLGMTETFVGVIVVAIIGNAAEHSTAIFVARRNQMDLAMTIAIGSNTQIALRCAVAGLSFRGARESHVTGLRRTRNCIHRALCADRGNDLRRRREQLVRRYATACGIHHPGRVLLLCAFVRREQIKATAASR